One Rhododendron vialii isolate Sample 1 chromosome 2a, ASM3025357v1 genomic region harbors:
- the LOC131316721 gene encoding protein ROLLING AND ERECT LEAF 2-like, with amino-acid sequence MKLEYQRKVSLLNKLKKRNASTESLEKTKAAVSHLHTRYIVDMRSMDSTVSEVNHIRDDQLYPKLVGLVNGMAKMWELMCTHHNEQLRTVTDLKSLEISGAPKVTTKHHLEQTKELCNVIEVWQSQFEKLSTNHKHYIQALNSWLKLNLIPIESSLKEKISSPPRIQNPPIQVLLHSWHDHLEKLPDELAKSAIASFAAVIKTIMLHQEEEMKLKDKCEETRKELLRKSQAFDDWYQKHRRRTQNDDMEPDRGEGSNHKDPISEKRFVVESLNKRLEEEVEAHRKMCVQVRDKSLGSLKIRLPELFRSMSDYSHACFEGYEGLRLITQSQSGNGRSS; translated from the exons ATGAAGCTCGAGTATCAGAGGAAAGTTTCCCTGCTGAACAAACTGAAAAAACGTAATGCTAGTACTGAATCATTAGAGAAGACGAAGGCAGCTGTAAGTCATTTGCACACAAGATATATAGTTGACATGCGGTCCATGGATTCAACAGTTTCTGAAGTAAATCACATACGTGATGATCAGTTGTATCCGAAGCTGGTTGGTCTTGTTAATGG GATGGCGAAGATGTGGGAATTAATGTGCACACACCACAACGAACAGTTGAGAACTGTGACAGATCTCAAGTCCCTTGAGATCTCCGGAGCTCCAAAGGTAACAACCAAACACCACCTCGAGCAAACAAAAGAGCTTTGTAATGTTATCGAAGTATGGCAGTCTCAATTCGAGAAGCTATCAACTAATCACAAACACTACATCCAAGCCCTTAATAGCTGGCTGAAGTTGAATCTCATCCCCATCGAAAGCAGCTTAAAGGAGAAAATCTCATCGCCGCCCAGGATCCAGAATCCCCCAATCCAGGTCCTCCTCCATTCGTGGCACGATCATCTTGAAAAGCTCCCGGATGAGCTTGCAAAAAGCGCAATCGCCTCTTTTGCTGCTGTGATAAAAACCATTATGTTACATCAGGAAGAGGAGATGAAGCTAAAGGATAAGTGTGAGGAAACCAGGAAGGAGTTGTTGCGAAAGAGCCAGGCATTTGATGATTGGTATCAGAAGCACCGTCGAAGAACACAAAATGATGATATGGAGCCCGATAGAGGTGAAG GTTCAAATCACAAGGATCCTATTTCAGAGAAGCGGTTTGTAGTGGAGAGCTTGAATAAGAGGTTGGAAGAGGAAGTAGAAGCTCACCGGAAGATGTGTGTTCAGGTGAGGGATAAATCATTGGGTAGTCTAAAAATTCGGTTGCCGGAGCTCTTCAGGTCCATGTCAGACTATTCTCATGCATGTTTTGAGGGGTACGAAGGATTGAGATTAATCACTCAATCACAGAGCGGCAATGGTCGTAGTTCATGA
- the LOC131316029 gene encoding GDSL esterase/lipase At4g10955-like, translating into MAFQNQMFEHSGPLHLRAVDWNNPDHRRSVAASLVQGVYSLEHDRLENRQWHQALAPLWGDYFNFKLIRSLVDNADHSIFGAIYEFKSPPPNGHRYNPRQSPPRYVVALRGTMTKWETMSRDLKLDVKVIRNTLERDPRFRLAMQAVRDTVSIAGAANMRLAGHSLGSAMALLAGKNMAKMGFYMETYLFNPPFIAVQIEMMTNTQILKHGVRVTRSVMTAGVAIALDGLHQRPCMGDWFAMLSGWVPYLFVNPSDPISTGYVGYFGHREWMAENGAAAAAIESLATRNTISGASQPLHLLPSAYLTTNVRPGQDFRHSHGLEQWWTPNIQCQSKLHQYFR; encoded by the coding sequence GAATAACCCAGACCACCGTAGATCAGTTGCCGCTAGCTTGGTTCAGGGAGTGTACAGTCTAGAACACGACCGCCTGGAGAACCGCCAATGGCATCAAGCACTTGCTCCTCTCTGGGGggactacttcaatttcaagttAATCCGCAGTTTGGTTGACAACGCTGATCACTCCATCTTCGGTGCCATTTACGAGTTCAAATCCCCGCCTCCCAACGGTCACCGCTATAATCCGCGCCAAAGCCCTCCAAGATACGTGGTTGCCCTCCGCGGCACGATGACCAAATGGGAAACCATGTCACGGGACCTCAAGTTGGATGTCAAGGTCATTCGGAACACGCTCGAACGGGACCCCCGCTTTCGGCTTGCAATGCAAGCTGTGCGTGACACGGTTTCCATAGCCGGAGCCGCAAACATGAGGTTAGCAGGACATTCCTTGGGCTCGGCCATGGCACTGCTGGCCGGAAAGAACATGGCCAAAATGGGATTTTATATGGAAACTTACCTCTTTAACCCTCCGTTCATAGCCGTCCAGATAGAGATGATGACCAACACCCAAATACTGAAGCACGGGGTTCGCGTCACGCGCAGTGTTATGACAGCCGGAGTCGCGATTGCTCTCGACGGTCTACATCAAAGGCCTTGTATGGGTGACTGGTTTGCTATGCTATCGGGGTGGGTTCCGTACCTTTTTGTGAACCCGTCCGATCCTATTTCCACAGGGTATGTTGGGTATTTTGGACACAGGGAGTGGATGGCGGAGAATGGAGCTGCAGCTGCAGCTATTGAAAGCCTTGCTACAAGGAATACAATATCAGGTGCAAGTCAACCACTGCATCTCCTTCCTTCAGCGTATCTGACTACCAATGTGAGGCCCGGTCAGGATTTTAGGCATTCACACGGGCTAGAACAATGGTGGACGCCGAATATCCAATGCCAATCCAAGCTTCACCAGTATTTCAGGTAA